From the genome of Ziziphus jujuba cultivar Dongzao chromosome 4, ASM3175591v1:
CTCCAACGAGAATCCTCAAATGACCATTGGGCTGAATTGCGAAATAAAGATTTTAAGATTAAGCGTATTGAAGAGTGGGTTAATGAACTTCAGTATTGCAGCCCGTTGGAGGAAACAAATGAATCACCCCAATCTAGTGTTCAATTTAAGAGAGATTCAAATGGTTTGGCTGCAGGAAAGATGGAAGATAAGATCATTCCTGGCATGGAAGCGGCAAAAAGATATATATCTTCTTTGAATGCAGTTGCTACTACAGCTCAGCTGGCAAATCTTGGATTGGTTGTAATCCCATTTCTTAGTGCATTTGTAGGTCTGAAGGTGCTGAATCTATCAGGAAATGCCATAGGTTTGCAACTCTGGCAGCACCTTGCtctgtttgttattattattatttttttcttttgttttattttgggaATGCTAGTGGTTTGACATTTTGTCCCATTGAACTTTGTTAATGATGTTGCATTCtgattagttttctttttgtgtACTTATTTCAGTGAGAATAAGTGCCGGTGCTCTTCCTCGCGGACTTCATATGTTGAATCTTTCGAAAAACAATATTTCCACTATTGAGGGTTTGCGTGAACTCACAAGGCTTCGCATACTGGACTTAAGTTACAACAGAATTTTCAGAATTGGACATGGTATGGCATAATTTTCAGTTACAATTTATGAATAATGAGCATTgaattattttcattgttaagTTATTTTAAAGTTCTTGTACTTTTAAAATCTGGCTGAACCATCACTAATAATGTAGCTTAAATACTTTTGTAGGTCTAGCTTATTGTTCATCGTTGAAGGAGTTGTACTTGGCTGGAAACAAGATCAGTGAGGTAGAGGGTCTTCACCGCCTCTTAAAATTGACTGTGTTGGATCTGCGCTTTAACAAAATCTCAACTGCTAAATGTCTTGGCCAACTTGCTGCTAACTACAATTCTTTGCAAGCCATAAGCTTGGAAGGGAATCCAGCGCAAAAGAACGTTGGAGATGACCAGTTGAAGAAATATCTTCAAGGCCTTCTTCCTCATTTGGCTTATGTCAACAGGCAACCTATGAAAGCCAGCACTTTGAAGGATGCTGCAGATAGATCAGTTCGGTTAGGCAGCAGTTCCTATCAGTTTGATCGTAGCCTTAGACCAGATCATAAGGCTACAAGGAAGGCTAGCCACTCTACTCAGAGGCCATCTTCTTCATCAGGCCATGGTCGTGGAAGTCAAGCAGTACAGTCACCAAAACGGATTAGGGCCAGGCATGGACGTCTGCCTCCTTCAAGTGGAACTAAAGCAACGGCCTACAATCGTAGTCAATATTATGACTTTACCAGCAAAATTCTCAACTTCAGACCAGAAGATCTCTCCATGCGCAGGAGCCGAAGTGAGGGAACTTTGGGAGCTTTTTGAGGTCGTTTTCATGTTTTCGAGCACAGTTTGGTATGGATTATATCATGTGGGTTTCCTGATTTGGTATGGATTATGTCATGTGGGTTTCCCAATTTTCTTTCATTGTTAATGGCCATTTGATTTGTGCCTCCACAAACCGAGTTTATTGTTCTTTGTGCTTTGAATTAGACTTGTAAGCATTTCAGATTATTTCTTTGTAGTTTGTCTTCCTGTTATAAGCTACAAACTTGTGCTTGCAAAAGAATAAGAGACAGGGGAGTGGAATTATAACTATAATATATGCTCTGATGGGCAaaccatatatttttttgaccGTGCTTACCTGTAGATTTCTGCAAAGCCAATCTTGCACCCTGGTGATCCTCGGTTACCATTTTCACCCTCAAGCTCCAACTTTACCAGCTATTAAAGCTTTTGCTTTCATCCAGCAGCAAAACAATAAATGATAAACACATACAGTATGCAATTTGGCTTCTCGAGACTCCAATTCAGTCTATATTCAAAATAGAGTAGAAAGCTGACTACACAGCTGCAAATGAATGCTCAAAAAGTTTACAAACTGGTTTTAGTATAACATTGGCAGAATGCAGCGAGTGAGCAATGAATCCCTTACATGTAGAATAATTATACACAAATATCCACCATCACTTCATATTTGAGAAAGGCAGTTGAGAAGAAGAAACAGAGAACTGACACCACATATCTACAAGGCATAAACAGTTGCGTGACGACAAGAAAACACACATTCTTAAACAATTCTTTGCAAGTTGCAACCTGCATCCTCAAAACTTTTTCCTGGTTGCTTCAGTCTGCGATAAAAGCAAAGAGATGAGAGGTGAATTATCATCCAACAAATAGTTATTAATACCGTTCTGGACACATCATCCAGTTCAGAAGTTAGGACGAATACATGAAATGGCTAATTACATTGAATAATAAGCCGGTTTCCAAAAACTATAGAAGACACATGAAATAGGCAGAATTTCTGCTGAATAACCTTAATCTTATGTGTAACCAAGCTGGAGGTTTGCTGTTTGTTTGTTAAAAGCATATTAAATCAAAATGGGAGGGAAATTTGGAAGAGAATAGACATCAAAATCACAAGTTGGAACCTTCTATccgccaaaataaataaataaatacaacaggAACAAAACTGCAATAAAGATAACAACAGCAGACAATTCATTTATGTTATACCTTAAATCAGGAGGATCTTGCCATTGTGTTGGACTATCATTAAACATCTGCTGACAGAAGAAATTATAAGAATTAGATGTTTTCATGAAATTCAAACCCATATTTATGAAAACGAGAATGCTTtatctaaaattctaaaaccaGTGTTATCAAGTGATGGCACTGCAATGCCAATTCTGCTCAATCACATCAAGAAAAATAGATCAAGAAAGTCATATCCCATGCAAACATGTGAACATGCCTTTAAATCTCATGTCTTAACCTGTTTCTTATTCCTAATTGAAACTATTCATTCAAATCATTCATTAAAAGTCACCTTGCATTAACAACTCCAGAGGCATCAACCAAACTAAAAACCTACGATTCAAATCAACTAAGtcatatccaaaattccatGGTCAGCTAGacattatagtttcaaattgTCAAACATATCTGTTTAAAGATGTAAGAACAAGTCCTCAATTCATTTCAGTCTCAAAGTTAATGATTCTTATCTTGCAGTCCTAACCACAGGGGCCATACTCTTTAAATCCATGTTCTCTAGTTAGATTCCTATAAGCTCATGACTCCAATAATCAGTTAGGCTGTCATATTTAATCATGCACGCTACAAAATAGTTCTGACCAACATACATGGTTATTGACCTCAGTTTGTTCCTGAATGCTTACCTTGAATCCAACTTAATCTTGTTGCCTGTGACATCCTCAATTCCACTATTACCAATCTTCAGTAACATGTTACTTTTAACTTCCGGATGCATTTCAGTAAccaaaacaacattttttttccccatttaaaTGAAACCAATCTAAAATTCGAACCCACAGAAACTGGCACCAACATTTATAAGTTTAAAACTTGCTCTTTTCGTTGGTAAAGGAGTATCTTCGCCTTTTCAAGATAAAAATGGCTTATATTTCCACATGCTCTCCTCGctttctcaaagaacaaaacgAATTTCTAAACATCATGATTATAAACCCACATGCACCGAAACTCATCCAGTTGATTTGGTAAAGCAAATAACAAACGGACATTGACACCAATAGGACTAGCAGCACCAATTATAGAACCTTTATATTAggaaaagaataatatatatatacaacaaagTATAATTACCTAAATTGAATTGAAACAGACCACAAGATGCATGGCTTAATCATCAATATACAGGtaacaaataaacataaattagcCAAATAGAAAGAGAGTACCTCTGGGCTCATCGGAAGCGTCATGATACTCCTGGTCTTCCTCCGGCACAGGATGCAGCTCCACCGGCCGCCCAACCACTGCACCGCCACTGCCCGCCACAGCTTGAACATCATCGCCGTCGTTACAACCACCAGCACCATCCTTGTCATCCGGATACCTAACAACCACGACGGGACAAACGCAATGGTGAACGCAGTAATCGCTTACGCTGCCGAGCCTTCCCTTGGAGCCTCGTTTGGAGGCGCCGAAGCCGCGGCTCCCCATGATGACAGCGCTGAGACCCAGCCTCTCCACCTCCAAGCAAAGCCGTTCCTTCATGTCGTGGTCTTTCACTATGTGGATTTTGAACGGGATTTGAGCCTCCACCAAAGGCTGAGCCATGTTTGCGGCTTTCATGCTTGTGAAGGTGTCGAAGTCGTCCTCCAGCTTCCGCTTCGATTCTTCTGTGGTGTTTGCGTCAGACGAAACGGAGCCGGAGTTCCCGAGGCTGAGGTCAACGCAGCCCCAGTCGGCACCATAGAGTACGCTCGTGGGCCGTACGTGGAGGAGGATCACGGCGTCTCCGGGACGGAGATAGTTCTGCACTGCCCATCGGACGGCGAAGGCACTCTCGTCGCTCAGGTCGACAGCGATCGCGATCTTCCGGTGGGGCCCGAAGGCTGGGCTAGAGTTGAGAGAGAAGCCTGGTGATGACGGTTGGATGTGAACGGGCGCAACCGGTTGAGGATTCGACGGCGGTGGTGGTTGTTTGGGTGGGTTCATGGCGGAGTGAAGTTATGGAATTGTGGCTTTGGGTTTTGACTGGGAGAGAAAATCGTGACCGAAGAGAGTTTGGGGGGGAAATTGTGACAATGTTTTGAACGGGAAATGAATACTTATGAAAAGGGAGAAAGTGGGAATCGTTTCTTTCGTTCTTTCTGGGTTCGTTTCTCACCACTGACAGGTGCAGCTGTTTTTGTGTAGCTGTCAACAGTGGATATGGACGTTCCACCGAAGACAGAAAAGGTCTCGTTAGTTTTCTTGGCCCAATATCTCTATCTCAATCTCAATCAACTTCAAGCCCAGCCCAAAGTCTTTGTTTCATCACGATAACTCTTTTATTATGAATTATCCTTATCGTTGCTCACGAGCTGTCTTCGTTGTCTCCGTcgctctttttgtttttattttgttgaatttacATGATCGTGTTGTATCTAATAGCTTTTGTTGCTCaaacaaaaggagataaaaaTCAGATTGTTTTTTAActacatatttttatatgatttttacaCAAAATACTTTggcaattaaaatattaaattatatttattattttattattatgtaaatccatttttattaataaaaaatttataaaaaaatcatatagaaaTAGATAGTTCAAAtactaatcattttttttcccgATAAAAGATAGAAAGATGTTAATCTATGGAGTATAGCAGATTAGCAAAAAGTTACAGTTCAGTTAGATAATAATtctaattaaatttgaattttctcatttttattataattgaaaagagaaaaagaaaaaaaaaaaggtatatatatatatatatatatttgtcgttatgttataaatatattagcAAAGGGAACTTATTCGTGGGATGGGAGACAGATATTGTTGCGTTTAATAAATGCTGATGGATAGATGTGCGAAAATTCAATGACGAAAAAGGCATAAAACTCCAAATATCAAAATgggttttctttttcacatACAAAACCAAAAACTGATATCAAAGTCTTTCGCTTTCTCGTGTACGAACAAGAAAATTCATAATTAGTAATTACGTTTGTTACAATATATGTAAaccaataatgataataataaaacagaTAAAACATGTATGGATAAAATGTCGTTGTGCATTGGAGTGTTATGTTTGAGGTTGAAAAAGAAGATTTTGCCAGCTTGAAAGATTAGAAATTATGAAAAGGAACAAAACGAGAGGGGAATTAATGGGTGCAAAAGGGTTGATGATGATGGGAGTTGTTGTTTTATGTTGGAAAGTGTTTTGAGTTATTTTGTGGAAGACCATACCAATGGATATGAAGGGCGTATACTGCATGGGTTTGAAGAGTACGATAGATCTCAATCACAATAAGCTGGAAATTAGCTGTGAGGGTCGTGTTCGAAGGGGTGACACTTTTTCTAAACCCGACGTGTTGATGGACATATGTGCGTTTTTCTGGGCTTTCATTACTTTTAGTCTTACCCTAATTTTAAGCGATTGCGACCGAGTTTAGTTTTCTTGTTCTCAGTTGTTCCTATATATGAGTTGCTgtatataaaaaggaatatcaaATGCATGAATCTTTTCCTTTCAAAATGAAACTGCCGCTGTGGATTGATTGATCAGCAAGTATCCCGTGTCATAGCATGTGTGTAACAGAGctttgtctttttgttttgttctatttttttttccctttaaactaaaaaaaaaaaaaaaaaaattataatagtagAAATTTtcgaatatatttttaaattatatatatatatatatatatgtatgtatgtatgtatgtacgtATATTGTTGATACCCCAGTTAAttggtcaaaattttaaaattaatgagttTGGGATGGACCTAGCGTGAGCCCAATTGGCCTTAATGCAATCTTTTCTGTTCTCAGCCCAGTCTAAGGTGGGAGCCCAGTCTAAGGTGGGCTCAACATGTCCATgcaaaaaactatatatatcacCCTATTTATGCAAAACTAGTGAAAATCCAAATATACAtcccctttttattttatttttttcaattttttttatcaccaaaaaaaaaaaaaaaaaaaaaaagaaataaaaaaccttGAAAATTTTTCCCCAGGGCGGCGGACTCCAGGGTCCAGACAAGGAAGTGCTCACGTAATTTGCAGCAGGGCGCCAAaagtataatataaattaaaattctgaCGTTATAGtggaacaaaatttaaaatgaaatctGGGCGCCAAAAAGAGTAGAAACGGTCTCGTCTCTCCAGAAGTTGAATCCCAAATTAGCAATCTCCATGGAAAACCAATTGTGATGCAGTAGTCCTCCACGAATTCTACCATGGAAAAAGGTCTGATAGCAGTGGACAGGTGGACAGGTGGAAGCCAGGTCTACTTCCTCACCCACCTCCATTCTGACCACACCAAAGGCCTGTCTTCTTCCTGGTCCAAAGGCCCTATCTTCTGCTCCCGTCTCACAGCCAAGATCTTCCCCTCCAAATTCCCCTGCTTCAACCTCTCTTTGCTTCGCGTCCTTGAGATCGGCTCTTGGCACTCAATCCCTGTCCATTCTCCTTCCACCGGTTTGGAGACCTCTGTCGAGGTTATGCCCATTGACGCTCACCATTGTCCCGGTATTTTTTTCTGGTTTCAAAACTGCGAGTTTGATTGCTCACCAACTGTTTGCTTTAAGTCCTCAGTGAAAGCAGTTTGAATGGCGATGGATAGATAAAGGACTATTGAATTAAATAGCTACCTagaggttttttgtttttcaattggGCTGAAATTGTTGTTGGGAACTGTGATGAAATCGCTCAAATTATTATGCTCTGTTTGTAACCAGGTGCAGTTATGTTCTTGTTCCGTGGAGAGTTCGGATGCTTGCTGTACACTGGTGATTTCCGGTGGGAAACAACGAACGAGAGGGCTAAGATAGGGATGGCCATGCTCTTGAATGCTGTTGACGATGTTTCAGTTGATTTACTTTACTTGGATAATACATACTGCAATCCATCGTATGATTTCCCTCCTCGTGAAGTTGCTGCTCAGCAGGTGCACCTACATGCTTCTCCGAGAGGTTCCTAAGATAATATGGTAGAGTCCACACAATTTGCAGTAGTAAATTACTAAGCAATACCCAGTTCTTATAAACCATGTGAAAAGCAATTctttgattttaatatatttttctttcaaacagTTTTTCCACTTGGTACATCTAAACAGTTTTTAGCATatttttcactaaaaaaatttcatattttgtggataatagatattatttatgttaAAGTAGCAATAAGTAAGTGAGTGAGTCAAACTATGAACATCAGCCtaacacaaatataaatatacatatgaatGGTAAAGAGTCAAAATCCAATACATTGTCTATTGAGCCAACACCACCCACTGCAAACCTTGAGAGTGAATGAGAGAGACTGGGCAAATAATATGATGGAAAAATGtagtattttttatgttttctagcTACCAACATCTTGTTGCAAGTTTaaccattaaaattaaaatcacaGTAGTTTgctcaacaacaacaaaaaaagacTTTTAAGTTACTGTGAGAGTAAATTTTGTTCTcaccaaaattgtattttgctgCATGTTACAGATTGTTGATATCATTGCCTCCCATCCTGACCATGATATCATCATTGGGATTGACTCTTTGGGGAAAGAAGATCTTTTGCTCCACATTTCACATGTGCTCAAAATAAAGGTCAGCATTGACACCGATTGTGCTTAGtagacttttttaaatttttttttttttttaaataaatcatttgGCTCTAACTTGAAAAGCATAACCCACTATAAGCCACATGCAGCATCATTTCTGCTCAGAATATCATCTTAGATTATATGAAAATGGGTTTATCAATGGACAAAATGCATAAAGAGTTTTTATCAAAGTTTATCTGGTTGGGGGTTATAGGTTGTGATTGCTGTTTTCTGTGCTGAGCATgcattttttttcacatttatcATTCAAGATCATAGTAGCCTCTTCAGATCAGATACACATTAAGTTGCAATTACTTGCACTTGTTTGTTTTCCTACAAATATGCATTGGTGCAATTCAAAATTTGGTTCGTCTGTTACTTCGCCGCAAAAATACAATCTAGTTGTTCACtctaatttcttattttgttttcctaAGATTTGGGTATGGCCGGAACGCTTGGAAACCATGCATCTTCTTGGTTACCATGATATATTCACAACTAAAACTTCTCTCGCTAGAGTACGTGCTGTTCCTCGTTATAGCTTTAGCATTGAAACCTTAGAGGGACTGAATGCAATGCGACCAACCATTGGTATCATGCCATCTGGTATGCCATGGGTGTTGAAACCCTATGCAACAAACAAAAATCTTAGTGGTTCTTCTGTGACTCCTCATTAcaacaaatgcaacaaaactgGAAATGAGGGGATCTGGACAGATAGGCCCAATGGAAATTTGGAATCTGTTGAAAGATTTCATAAATACATGTTTTCAGTCTCATACTCTGATCACTCGTGCTTTTCTGAGATAGAGCAGTTTATAAAACTTGTCAAGCCAATCAACGTGAAAGGTATTGTGTCATCTTCATCTTACTATGCTGATCCGTTGTACTATTTTGGCCGCCTCTGTGGAGTTAACCAACCAGCAAAAAGGTTACACAAAAAATATGAGTATGAAGAGGGAGATGAAACTACGCCGAGGAAGAAATCCAACTTTGGCAGTAGTAATATTACATCAGTGAGAAAAGGAGGAAGGAATTTGAAGGTCAAATATTTAGGCGCTCAAGTGAGCAGGGTAAATACATACAGACGGGTACGGTGTGGTGCAAAGATCGTGGAATATGAGCACCTTGATTGACTCTTGTCTTGGCTTTATGGATACGGGTGTGTAATAGTGCATACGTGTCATTTTTCTCGACAAAAACAAATCTCTGATCTAACACTTTTGCCTGTTCATTCCCCAATGTACTGTCACACAGCAATCTTTTTGCCAATTCAGAAGCAAACCCTTTTTTAATAGCTTTCATCCATCACTAACCGTTTGTGGTTCGAAACCTAAACCTCTAAAAggttggtatttatttatttattttttagaataaatatAGAATTAGTTTTGCGATGGAATAAGACTGCTTTTTGAATGAGTCAAACtctgtttaatttattgtaaaaaaGACTATTTAATTTCAAAGTTGTTCTCAAACCTTATCACATTAAAGAAATTGCAATGTACTCATCAAtgcaatcaaataatatttaccaaaagaaaactGTCAATCAAATAAACCTCATTATATTATACATCACTAGAGTCTTGagctttttggattttatgaaaCTTGtacttcaaaaaattataaaaattaaaatcttccAGATGAAAGATGATGGGAATACGTAGTCGCTGAGAAAGCAAATCGATGTGATACCCTGTTTAAAATAAAAGTGGCCAAGTAATGCCGGGCATAATAGTCCGCAGACTACTCACAATGTGGGTTGACTTGTTTTGGCCTTAGATGCTCttattacatttaatttttaaacggggaaAGAGGATTGAGACATGTTCTTCGATTTTCATGGATGCCAAGAGCAGACCAAGATTCATGGTTGCAGCTATTTTTCTGTGCCTATTTCTCCAAGTCAGTGTCTCCGACGGAGCTGACACCATCTTTATCAATCAGTCACTCTCTGGTGACCAAACTATTGTCTCTGCTGATGAGGTTTTTGAACTGGGATTCTTTACACCAGGTAATTCTTCAAACTACTACATAGGCATTTGGTACAAAGAATTGTTTCCAAGGACCATAGTTTGGGTGGCAAATAGAGATAGACCAGTCTCAGATAGATTTTCTTCTGTACTAAGAATCTCAAGTGGTAATTTAGTCCTACTCAATGAGTCACGTGCACCAATTTGGTCTACAAATATGAATCTCACAACCTCAAGCGCTGTCCAGGCAGTTTTACTTAATAGAGGAAACCTCGTTTTAATTGAAGGATCCAATTTATCAACACCTTTATGGCAAAGTTTTGACTATCCAACTGATACAATTTTACCTGGTGGTAAACTTGGattcaacaaaaaaaccaaaagaagtTCATTTCTAACTTCTTGGAAGAACTCCGAGGATCCGGCCCCAGGTTACTATTCTCTTGAGCTATCCTCAAATGGAACCAAAGTGTATTTGGTTTTGCGGCATAGGTCTAGCTCAGAGATTTATTGGAGCAGTGAAGAGTTTTTTAGCTTTGTCCCTGAGAAGGGGCtcaattatttgtataatttcAGCCATGTTTCAAACGACAATGAAACTTATCTCACTTATGATGTTTATAATTCTTCTATCATATCTCGTTTTATGATTGACATTTCGGGGCAGATTAAGCAGATGAATTGGCTTCCTCTAGCACAAAAATGGAATCTGTTTTGGTTGCAACCAAAACAAGAATGTGCAGTCTACGGTTTTTGTGGGGCGTATGGTGTTTGCAACGGAAACAACTTTCCATTCTGTAGTTGTTTGATTGGGTTTGAGGCAAAGTTGCCCAGAGATAGGAGTTTAAAGGATTATTCTGGTGGGTGCCAAAGGAAAACTGAACTGCAGTGTGGGGACAATGGTCTTGCTAATGGTGATAAAGACAGATTTACAAAGATCCCTAGTATGGTATTGTCTGGATACAAAAATTCTCTGCAAATAAGGAATATTGCAGCATGTGAATCAACCTGCTTAGGTGACTGCTCTTGCACCGCTTATGCTTACGATAACAGCAGTAGTTGTTTAATTTGGAGTGGAGATCTACTTAATCTGAAACAAGTCACTGCAGATGACCGCAAGGGAGAGACATTGTATATTCGACTTGCAGCTTCTGAGTTTCCAAGTTCTAAGAAAATAGTTAGCGTCAAGAAAATAATTACCTATGTGAGCTCAGCTGCTGCATTTGCAGTTGTACTGGGCCTTATTGTGTTTGTTATTttgagacgaagaaagaagattGTAGGAATGGGAAAAGCAGTGGATGATTCATTGGTGGTATTTGAGTATAGGTATTTacaaaatgcaacaaagaacttttcaaagaaattggGAGGGGGAGGATTTGGTTCAGTTTTCAAGGGTACATTGCCTGACTCAACTGTGATTGCAGTGAAGCAGCTTGAAAGCATTAGCCAAGGAGAGAAGCAATTCCGGGCAGAGGTCAGCACAATTGGGATAATCCAGCATGTTAATCTTGTCCGGCTACGTGGGTTTTGCTCCAGAGGCACCAAAAAATTGTTGGTCTACGATTATATGCCAAATGGCTCTTTAGATTCCCATCTTTTCGAAACGAAGAATTTGAAGGTGTTGAATTGGGAAACGAGATATAAAATTGCTTTGGGGACCGCAAGAGGTTTGTATTATCTCCATGAGAAGTGCAGGGAGTGCATAATCCACTGTGACATCAAACCTGACAATGTTCTTTTAGATGCTGAATTTTGTCCAAAACTGGCAGATTTTGGGCTGGCAAAACTTGTGGGAAGGGATTTCAGCAGGGTTTTGACGACCATAAGAGGGACAAGAGGTTATCTTGCACCAGAATGGATTTCAGGACTACCAATAACAGCAAAAGCTGATGTTTACAGCTTTGGAATGCTGCTTTTTGAAATCATATCAGGAAGGAGGAATTCAAAGTATTATGTTGAAGATGAAGTAAGTTTCTTTCCTATTTTTGTTGCAACAGTAATAATTGAAGGAGGTGATGTTGTTAGTCTTTTAGACCCGAGGCTGGAGGGGAAAGTTGATGCTGAAGAGCTTATCAGAGTTTGTAGATTGGCTTGTTGGTGCATCCAATATGAAGAAACACAAAGGCCATCAATGGGTCAGATTGTTCAAATCCTTGATGGGCTTACAAATGTGAACTTGCCGCCGCTTCCAAGATTATTCCAGGCTACTGTAGGTAATCCGGATGAAATTATCTTCCCTACCGAATCATGCTCAAGGCTAGAAAGTTCACGAGCAGGGAACAGCATGTCCACAGCCACATCTAGTGTGAAAAGCACCGAATCTTCTTTATTACTAAAGTCTTAAATAAGATCAATCCCAGTGAGAATATcattttgcccttttttttttttttttttttttttataattttctttacatGAATAAATCTTGTGTGGTAAGCCAATAAAGATATGTATTACTATACCTGATATCCTGAATATCTGTCATTAGTTTTCCTAGTACTGTGCAAAAATCTTAGTATTATTTCAACGACTTGGAAGATTTGCTAGGTTTTCCTTTGGGAATTGTCTTacatttattgttaaaaatttatgggttagTCTGTCTATTTGGAGGCTCATAACTCCTCGTCCTTCAAAACTTACTACCATGCTAGCTGTGATGGGGTTCTTTCAAAACATTTCTCGGGCAAATAAGTGGCATGCATATTTAGCTTAGCTATTGAGATTCACATCAGTTAAAGCAATCCGAGGACTAAGGAAAGGGATTGACAGAGATTAGACAGGGAGTTCTACCAAAAGCATCCACTGCAATCCATGAGGATGAAAGAgattaaacaataatatttatgaaaaaatgtaGTAATTTTTGTTTGCTCCAGCAACCAACATCTTGTTGCaagttttaacaattaaaattaaaatcactTGTTCGCACAACAATAAAAGTACTCTTAAGTTACTGCAATAGTAGATTCTATCGTTACCACATCCCAGTATAAAATTTTGCCACACCTTATAGGTTGTTGATATCATTTCCCCCCCATCGTGACCACATCATCATTGAGATTGTTACTTTGGGGAAAATAGATCTTTTGCTTCACATTTCAAATGTGCTCAAAATAAAGGTCCGTAGTGACCCCTGTTATGCTTCTCAGTTCTTAGCTATAAGTACTTTGGCTATATAGCTTGAAAAGCATAACCTACTATAAGCCACATGCAGCATCATTTCTACTCAGAATATCATTGTTAGATTATATGAAAATGGGTTTATCAATAGATTAAATGCATACAGAATGTTTATCAAAGATTATATGGGTGGGGGTAACTTGTGATTGCTGTTTTCTCTGCTGAGCATCGGGTTTTTCTCATTTATCATTCATGATCATAAGTGGCCTCTTCAGGTGTGATACACATTTTAATTTGCATTTGTTTGTTTTCCTACAAATATGCATTGGTGCAGTTCAAAACTTGGTAATTCATCTATGACTTctgttagagtttgtgacccgaattcttgttgacccgacccgaaaagctcgcggtgcgacccatttggtgaaactaaattttagagaaaaaatt
Proteins encoded in this window:
- the LOC107416971 gene encoding universal stress protein PHOS32 isoform X1, which gives rise to MNPPKQPPPPSNPQPVAPVHIQPSSPGFSLNSSPAFGPHRKIAIAVDLSDESAFAVRWAVQNYLRPGDAVILLHVRPTSVLYGADWGCVDLSLGNSGSVSSDANTTEESKRKLEDDFDTFTSMKAANMAQPLVEAQIPFKIHIVKDHDMKERLCLEVERLGLSAVIMGSRGFGASKRGSKGRLGSVSDYCVHHCVCPVVVVRYPDDKDGAGGCNDGDDVQAVAGSGGAVVGRPVELHPVPEEDQEYHDASDEPRADV
- the LOC107416969 gene encoding uncharacterized protein LOC107416969 isoform X2 — translated: MHKSLEDCSQNPLKDSYNQENPLLSKVQGDAQVNNSKHVSSIERGWKSEDIKSKFIIDGESKVDKVGRLKKSQSLGSGLFQEGRFSADNDTEDETDQGLSCDDSPNHNGFVSKDGNKDQEVIPSDPYQKAPILDSFQGSSEIVHNESIFSIGDPLHSEKGLENCEIPLSSECAGECGDHSPRTTPVIVKSCSVPNLGTSTPVSGHLLHLAPRSRSCEDLHVLDSRHKAVSIHEVENQFKREQVIDDNVVKAEKNYFENSVDDGYDSCNYSGLAKDWIMPVLEEEETGKNLQRESSNDHWAELRNKDFKIKRIEEWVNELQYCSPLEETNESPQSSVQFKRDSNGLAAGKMEDKIIPGMEAAKRYISSLNAVATTAQLANLGLVVIPFLSAFVGLKVLNLSGNAIVRISAGALPRGLHMLNLSKNNISTIEGLRELTRLRILDLSYNRIFRIGHGLAYCSSLKELYLAGNKISEVEGLHRLLKLTVLDLRFNKISTAKCLGQLAANYNSLQAISLEGNPAQKNVGDDQLKKYLQGLLPHLAYVNRQPMKASTLKDAADRSVRLGSSSYQFDRSLRPDHKATRKASHSTQRPSSSSGHGRGSQAVQSPKRIRARHGRLPPSSGTKATAYNRSQYYDFTSKILNFRPEDLSMRRSRSEGTLGAF
- the LOC107416971 gene encoding universal stress protein PHOS32 isoform X2; this encodes MNPPKQPPPPSNPQPVAPVHIQPSSPGFSLNSSPAFGPHRKIAIAVDLSDESAFAVRWAVQNYLRPGDAVILLHVRPTSVLYGADWGCVDLSLGNSGSVSSDANTTEESKRKLEDDFDTFTSMKAANMAQPLVEAQIPFKIHIVKDHDMKERLCLEVERLGLSAVIMGSRGFGASKRGSKGRLGSVSDYCVHHCVCPVVVVRYPDDKDGAGGCNDGDDVQAVAGSGGAVVGRPVELHPVPEEDQEYHDASDEPRDV
- the LOC107416969 gene encoding uncharacterized protein LOC107416969 isoform X1; translation: MVRFSCFNGHIHSHKARKTVQSSTEAMHKSLEDCSQNPLKDSYNQENPLLSKVQGDAQVNNSKHVSSIERGWKSEDIKSKFIIDGESKVDKVGRLKKSQSLGSGLFQEGRFSADNDTEDETDQGLSCDDSPNHNGFVSKDGNKDQEVIPSDPYQKAPILDSFQGSSEIVHNESIFSIGDPLHSEKGLENCEIPLSSECAGECGDHSPRTTPVIVKSCSVPNLGTSTPVSGHLLHLAPRSRSCEDLHVLDSRHKAVSIHEVENQFKREQVIDDNVVKAEKNYFENSVDDGYDSCNYSGLAKDWIMPVLEEEETGKNLQRESSNDHWAELRNKDFKIKRIEEWVNELQYCSPLEETNESPQSSVQFKRDSNGLAAGKMEDKIIPGMEAAKRYISSLNAVATTAQLANLGLVVIPFLSAFVGLKVLNLSGNAIVRISAGALPRGLHMLNLSKNNISTIEGLRELTRLRILDLSYNRIFRIGHGLAYCSSLKELYLAGNKISEVEGLHRLLKLTVLDLRFNKISTAKCLGQLAANYNSLQAISLEGNPAQKNVGDDQLKKYLQGLLPHLAYVNRQPMKASTLKDAADRSVRLGSSSYQFDRSLRPDHKATRKASHSTQRPSSSSGHGRGSQAVQSPKRIRARHGRLPPSSGTKATAYNRSQYYDFTSKILNFRPEDLSMRRSRSEGTLGAF